From one Paramormyrops kingsleyae isolate MSU_618 chromosome 1, PKINGS_0.4, whole genome shotgun sequence genomic stretch:
- the LOC111835587 gene encoding nicotinamide phosphoribosyltransferase-like, whose product MERGDQDFNILLATDSYKVTHYKQYPPNTSKVYSYFECREKKTEPSRDRKVKYDKTVFYGLQYILHKYLKGKVVTSEKIQEAKKVYLEHFQDDVFNESGWNYILQEYDGHLPIEVKAVPEGSVIPRGNVLFTVESTDPKCYWLTNWVETILVQIWYPITVATNSREQKKILAKYLKETSGSLDGLEYKLHDFGYRGVSSQETAGIGASAHLVNFKGTDTVAGIGVIKKCYGTKDPVPGFSVPAAEHSTITAWGKDHEKDAFKHIVTQFPSVPVSVVSDSYDIYNACEKIWGEDLRDLIESRSAKAPLLVRPDSGNPLDTVLKVLDILGKKFLPVENSLGFKVLPPYIRVIQGDGVDINTLQEIVEGMKTNRWSIENISFGSGGALLQKLTRDLLNCSFKCSYVVTNGLGVNVFKDPVADPNKRSKKGRLSLHKSQSGEYLTLEEGRGELEEYGVDLLHTVFHNGKIVKTYTFDEVRENAKLKDCEVQQLLN is encoded by the exons ATGGAGCGAGGAGACCAGGATTTCAACATACTGCTGGCCACGGACTCCTACAAG GTTACGCATTACAAGCAGTACCCACCCAATACTAGTAAAGTCTACTCATATTTTGAGTGCCGGGAGAAGAAGACAGAACCCAGCAGGGACAGGAAAGTAAAGTATGACAAAACAGTCTTCTATGGTCTACAGTACATCCTGCACAAGTACTTAAAAG GCAAGGTGGTCACTTCAGAAAAGATTCAGGAGGCAAAGAAGGTGTACCTGGAACATTTTCAAGATGATGTGTTCAATGAGAGTGGTTGGAACTATATTCTGCAG GAGTATGATGGTCACCTCCCCATCGAAGTCAAAGCTGTCCCAGAAGGCAGCGTGATCCCACGTGGAAATGTGCTCTTTACCGTTGAGAGCACTGACCCCAAGTGCTATTGGCTCACCAACTGGGTGGAG ACGATTCTAGTTCAGATCTGGTATCCCATTACTGTAGCCACCAACTCCAGGGAACAGAAGAAGATCCTGGCCAAGTATCTGAAGGAGACTTCTGGGAGCCTTGATGGTCTCGAGTACAAGCTCCATGACTTTGGTTATCGGGGAGTCTCTTCACAGGAG ACAGCTGGCATTGGAGCCTCTGCACATTTGGTGAACTTCAAAGGCACAGACACCGTGGCTGGTATCGGGGTCATTAAGAAATGCTACGGCACCAAGGACCCTGTGCCCGGATTCTCTGTGCCGGCAGCAGAGCACAG CACCATTACCGCCTGGGGGAAGGACCATGAGAAAGACGCCTTTAAGCACATCGTGACACAGTTCCCCTCCGTCCCGGTGTCTGTTGTCAGTGATAGCTATGATATTTACAATGCCTGCGAGAAAATTTGGGGTGAAGACCTGAGGGACCTCATCGAGTCTCGGAGTGCTAAGGCGCCTCTGTTGGTGCGACCAGACTCTGGAAACCCTCTGGACACCGTACTGAAG GTCTTGGATATATTAGGCAAGAAGTTTCTTCCTGTTGAGAACAGCTTGGGTTTCAAGGTTTTGCCCCCCTACATCCGAGTGATCCAGGGCGACGGTGTAGATATCAACACATTGCAGGAG ATTGTTGAGGGAATGAAGACGAACCGGTGGAGCATTGAGAACATCTCCTTTGGGTCTGGTGGTGCCTTGCTGCAGAAACTGACTCGAGACCTCCTGAACTGCTCCTTTAAGTGCAGCTACGTCGTCACCAATGGTCTTGGG GTAAATGTGTTCAAGGACCCTGTAGCGGACCCCAACAAGCGCTCCAAGAAGGGACGGCTGTCCTTGCACAAGTCGCAGAGTGGGGAGTACCTCACCCTGGAGGAGGGCCgaggggagctggaggagtatGGAGTG